A portion of the Lolium rigidum isolate FL_2022 chromosome 1, APGP_CSIRO_Lrig_0.1, whole genome shotgun sequence genome contains these proteins:
- the LOC124685120 gene encoding probable galactinol--sucrose galactosyltransferase 6 isoform X1: MAALTPSCSSPAAASPPLLARIYTRASPPSSRSSLLPSPLCLKSNPIPRRCSFRTLAAPNGSSSSSGRRSATGEEMTIESSVSLADGELSVRGRAVLSGVPDAVSATSAAARGPVDGVFLGADFAAPASRHVVSLGAMRGVRFMACFRFKMWWMAQRMGVKGGDVPHETQFLLVESRAASDEETSYVVFLPLVEGAFRASLQGGGAGGDELQLCVESGDADTLASSFERVLFVGAAESDPFAAIAGAVAAVRSSLGTFRPRAEKKLPGIVDYFGWCTWDAFYQDVTQEGVEAGLQSLVAGGAPPKFVIIDDGWQSVGTDKPNANEDPAGEANKPQGLPRLTGIKENSKFQSGENPATVNGIETLVRAAKDKYGLKYVYVWHAITGYWGGVRPGVAGMEAYRSAMQFPKISPGVAENEPNMKTDVLTLQGLGLVHPQAVHRFYDELHAYLAAAGVDGVKVDVQCVLETLGAGHGGRVQLAREYHRALDASVAKNFQDNGIIACMSHNTDSLYCSKQTAVVRASDDFFPREAVSHTIHIAAVAYNSVFLGEFMLPDWDMFHSLHPAGDYHGSARAISGGPVYVSDAPGKHDFELLRKMVLPDGTVLRARLPGRPTKDCLFADPARDGVSLLKIWNMNRFTGVLGVYNCQGAAWSSAEKTNVFHDAGGAGALTCGVKGRDVHLIAEAATDGAGWCGDCAVYRHAAGDLVVLPDGAALPVSLKVLEHDILTVSPIKDLAAGCRFAPIGLIDMFNGGAAVEGMTYSVLVDGDGMTTAAVGQVCMEVRGRGRFGSYSSVRPRKCTLGSAPVEFSYDASSGMVILELESMPKERVHKIVVEL, from the exons ATGGCGGCGCTCACCCCCAGCTGCAGCAGCCCGGCCGCCGCATCTCCGCCCCTCCTCGCGCGTATATATACCcgcgcttctcctccttcttcccgcTCATCGCTCCTCCCGTCGCCTCTCTGCCTCAAATCCAATCCCATTCCTCG TAGGTGTTCGTTTAGGACTCTTGCGGCGCCCAAcggttcgtcgtcgtcgtccggcaGGCGGAGCGCGACAGGGGAGGAGATGACGATCGAGTCGTCCGTCAGcctcgccgacggggagctgTCCGTCCGCGGGCGCGCGGTGCTGTCCGGCGTGCCGGACGCGGTGTCCGCGACGTCCGCGGCGGCCAGGGGCCCCGTCGACGGCGTCTTCCTCGGCGCCGACTTCGCCGCACCGGCCTCCCGCCACGTCGTCTCCCTCGGCGCCATGAG GGGCGTGCGGTTCATGGCGTGCTTCCGCTTCAAGATGTGGTGGATGGCGCAGAGGATGGGGGTAAAGGGCGGCGACGTCCCGCACGAGACGCAGTTCCTCCTCGTCGAGTCCAGGGCCGCATCCGACGAGGAGACGTCGTATGTCGTGTTCCTCCCGCTCGTGGAGGGCGCGTTCCGGGCCAGCCtccagggcggcggcgcgggcggcgacgaGCTCCAGCTCTGCGTCGAGAGCGGCGACGCCGACACGCTGGCGAGTTCCTTCGAGCGCGTGCTCTTCGTTGGCGCCGCGGAGTCCGACCCGTTcgcggccatcgccggcgccgtCGCGGCGGTCCGGTCGTCCCTCGGGACCTTCCGCCCGCGCGCCGAGAAGAAGCTCCCTGGCATCGTTGACTACTTCGGGTGGTGCACCTGGGACGCCTTCTACCAGGACGTCACCCAGGAGGGCGTCGAGGCCGGGCTCCAGAGCCTCGTGGCCGGCGGCGCGCCGCCCAAGTTCGTCATCATCGACGACGGCTGGCAGTCGGTCGGCACAGACAAACCGAACGCCAACGAAGATCCCGCTGGCGAAGCCAACAAGCCGCAAGGCCTGCCCCGGCTCACTGGCATCAAGGAGAACAGCAAGTTCCAGAGCGGCGAGAACCCGGCCACGGTCAACGGCATCGAGACGCTGGTGCGCGCGGCCAAGGACAAGTACGGCCTCAAGTACGTGTACGTCTGGCACGCCATCACCGGCTACTGGGGCGGCGTCCGGCCGGGCGTCGCCGGGATGGAGGCCTACCGCTCCGCCATGCAGTTCCCCAAGATCTCGCCGGGCGTGGCGGAGAACGAGCCCAACATGAAGACCGACGTGCTCACGCTGCAGGGTCTCGGCCTCGTGCACCCGCAGGCCGTGCACCGCTTCTACGACGAGCTCCACGcgtacctcgccgccgccggcgttgacgGAGTAAAGGTGGACGTGCAGTGCGTCCTCGAGACGCTCGGCGCCGGCCACGGCGGCCGCGTGCAGCTCGCCAGGGAGTACCACCGCGCGCTCGACGCCTCCGTCGCCAAGAACTTCCAGGACAACGGCATCATCGCCTGCATGAGCCACAACACCGACTCCCTCTACTG CTCGAAGCAGACGGCGGTGGTGAGAGCGTCGGACGATTTCTTCCCAAGGGAGGCAGTGTCGCACACGATCCACATCGCGGCGGTGGCGTACAACAGCGTGTTCCTCGGCGAGTTCATGCTCCCGGACTGGGACATGTTCCACTCCCTGCACCCCGCCGGCGACTACCACGGCTCGGCGCGAGCCATCAGCGGCGGTCCCGTCTACGTCAGCGACGCACCGGGGAAGCACGACTTTGAGCTTCTGAGGAAAATGGTGCTGCCGGACGGCACCGTGCTCCGCGCGCGGCTGCCGGGACGGCCGACCAAGGACTGCCTGTTCGCCGACCCGGCGCGCGACGGCGTGAGCCTGCTCAAGATCTGGAACATGAACAGGTTCACCGGCGTGCTCGGCGTTTACAACTGCCAGGGCGCGGCATGGAGCTCCGCGGAGAAGACGAACGTGTTCCACGACGCAGGCGGCGCCGGGGCCCTGACCTGCGGCGTAAAAGGCCGCGACGTCCACCTCATCGCCGAGGCGGCGACGGACGGCGCCGGGTGGTGCGGCGACTGCGCCGTGTACCGCCATGCTGCCGGCGACCTCGTGGTCCTCCCCGACGGCGCGGCATTGCCCGTCTCCCTCAAGGTCCTGGAGCACGACATCCTCACTGTGTCGCCTATCAAG GACTTGGCGGCCGGGTGCAGGTTCGCGCCCATTGGGCTCATCGACATGTTCAATGGCGGAGCGGCGGTGGAAGGGATGACCTACAGCGTcctcgtcgacggcgacggcatGACGACAGCGGCAGTCGGGCAGGTGTGCATGGAAGTGCGAGGACGCGGGAGGTTCGGGTCCTACTCGTCGGTCCGGCCGAGAAAATGCACGCTGGGCTCAGCTCCCGTGGAGTTCTCCTACGACGCCTCCTCCGGCATGGTGATCCTCGAGCTGGAGTCCATGCCCAAGGAGAGAGTTCACAAGATTGTTGTTGAGCTTTAG
- the LOC124685120 gene encoding probable galactinol--sucrose galactosyltransferase 6 isoform X2 — MAALTPSCSSPAAASPPLLARIYTRASPPSSRSSLLPSPLCLKSNPIPRCSFRTLAAPNGSSSSSGRRSATGEEMTIESSVSLADGELSVRGRAVLSGVPDAVSATSAAARGPVDGVFLGADFAAPASRHVVSLGAMRGVRFMACFRFKMWWMAQRMGVKGGDVPHETQFLLVESRAASDEETSYVVFLPLVEGAFRASLQGGGAGGDELQLCVESGDADTLASSFERVLFVGAAESDPFAAIAGAVAAVRSSLGTFRPRAEKKLPGIVDYFGWCTWDAFYQDVTQEGVEAGLQSLVAGGAPPKFVIIDDGWQSVGTDKPNANEDPAGEANKPQGLPRLTGIKENSKFQSGENPATVNGIETLVRAAKDKYGLKYVYVWHAITGYWGGVRPGVAGMEAYRSAMQFPKISPGVAENEPNMKTDVLTLQGLGLVHPQAVHRFYDELHAYLAAAGVDGVKVDVQCVLETLGAGHGGRVQLAREYHRALDASVAKNFQDNGIIACMSHNTDSLYCSKQTAVVRASDDFFPREAVSHTIHIAAVAYNSVFLGEFMLPDWDMFHSLHPAGDYHGSARAISGGPVYVSDAPGKHDFELLRKMVLPDGTVLRARLPGRPTKDCLFADPARDGVSLLKIWNMNRFTGVLGVYNCQGAAWSSAEKTNVFHDAGGAGALTCGVKGRDVHLIAEAATDGAGWCGDCAVYRHAAGDLVVLPDGAALPVSLKVLEHDILTVSPIKDLAAGCRFAPIGLIDMFNGGAAVEGMTYSVLVDGDGMTTAAVGQVCMEVRGRGRFGSYSSVRPRKCTLGSAPVEFSYDASSGMVILELESMPKERVHKIVVEL, encoded by the exons ATGGCGGCGCTCACCCCCAGCTGCAGCAGCCCGGCCGCCGCATCTCCGCCCCTCCTCGCGCGTATATATACCcgcgcttctcctccttcttcccgcTCATCGCTCCTCCCGTCGCCTCTCTGCCTCAAATCCAATCCCATTCCTCG GTGTTCGTTTAGGACTCTTGCGGCGCCCAAcggttcgtcgtcgtcgtccggcaGGCGGAGCGCGACAGGGGAGGAGATGACGATCGAGTCGTCCGTCAGcctcgccgacggggagctgTCCGTCCGCGGGCGCGCGGTGCTGTCCGGCGTGCCGGACGCGGTGTCCGCGACGTCCGCGGCGGCCAGGGGCCCCGTCGACGGCGTCTTCCTCGGCGCCGACTTCGCCGCACCGGCCTCCCGCCACGTCGTCTCCCTCGGCGCCATGAG GGGCGTGCGGTTCATGGCGTGCTTCCGCTTCAAGATGTGGTGGATGGCGCAGAGGATGGGGGTAAAGGGCGGCGACGTCCCGCACGAGACGCAGTTCCTCCTCGTCGAGTCCAGGGCCGCATCCGACGAGGAGACGTCGTATGTCGTGTTCCTCCCGCTCGTGGAGGGCGCGTTCCGGGCCAGCCtccagggcggcggcgcgggcggcgacgaGCTCCAGCTCTGCGTCGAGAGCGGCGACGCCGACACGCTGGCGAGTTCCTTCGAGCGCGTGCTCTTCGTTGGCGCCGCGGAGTCCGACCCGTTcgcggccatcgccggcgccgtCGCGGCGGTCCGGTCGTCCCTCGGGACCTTCCGCCCGCGCGCCGAGAAGAAGCTCCCTGGCATCGTTGACTACTTCGGGTGGTGCACCTGGGACGCCTTCTACCAGGACGTCACCCAGGAGGGCGTCGAGGCCGGGCTCCAGAGCCTCGTGGCCGGCGGCGCGCCGCCCAAGTTCGTCATCATCGACGACGGCTGGCAGTCGGTCGGCACAGACAAACCGAACGCCAACGAAGATCCCGCTGGCGAAGCCAACAAGCCGCAAGGCCTGCCCCGGCTCACTGGCATCAAGGAGAACAGCAAGTTCCAGAGCGGCGAGAACCCGGCCACGGTCAACGGCATCGAGACGCTGGTGCGCGCGGCCAAGGACAAGTACGGCCTCAAGTACGTGTACGTCTGGCACGCCATCACCGGCTACTGGGGCGGCGTCCGGCCGGGCGTCGCCGGGATGGAGGCCTACCGCTCCGCCATGCAGTTCCCCAAGATCTCGCCGGGCGTGGCGGAGAACGAGCCCAACATGAAGACCGACGTGCTCACGCTGCAGGGTCTCGGCCTCGTGCACCCGCAGGCCGTGCACCGCTTCTACGACGAGCTCCACGcgtacctcgccgccgccggcgttgacgGAGTAAAGGTGGACGTGCAGTGCGTCCTCGAGACGCTCGGCGCCGGCCACGGCGGCCGCGTGCAGCTCGCCAGGGAGTACCACCGCGCGCTCGACGCCTCCGTCGCCAAGAACTTCCAGGACAACGGCATCATCGCCTGCATGAGCCACAACACCGACTCCCTCTACTG CTCGAAGCAGACGGCGGTGGTGAGAGCGTCGGACGATTTCTTCCCAAGGGAGGCAGTGTCGCACACGATCCACATCGCGGCGGTGGCGTACAACAGCGTGTTCCTCGGCGAGTTCATGCTCCCGGACTGGGACATGTTCCACTCCCTGCACCCCGCCGGCGACTACCACGGCTCGGCGCGAGCCATCAGCGGCGGTCCCGTCTACGTCAGCGACGCACCGGGGAAGCACGACTTTGAGCTTCTGAGGAAAATGGTGCTGCCGGACGGCACCGTGCTCCGCGCGCGGCTGCCGGGACGGCCGACCAAGGACTGCCTGTTCGCCGACCCGGCGCGCGACGGCGTGAGCCTGCTCAAGATCTGGAACATGAACAGGTTCACCGGCGTGCTCGGCGTTTACAACTGCCAGGGCGCGGCATGGAGCTCCGCGGAGAAGACGAACGTGTTCCACGACGCAGGCGGCGCCGGGGCCCTGACCTGCGGCGTAAAAGGCCGCGACGTCCACCTCATCGCCGAGGCGGCGACGGACGGCGCCGGGTGGTGCGGCGACTGCGCCGTGTACCGCCATGCTGCCGGCGACCTCGTGGTCCTCCCCGACGGCGCGGCATTGCCCGTCTCCCTCAAGGTCCTGGAGCACGACATCCTCACTGTGTCGCCTATCAAG GACTTGGCGGCCGGGTGCAGGTTCGCGCCCATTGGGCTCATCGACATGTTCAATGGCGGAGCGGCGGTGGAAGGGATGACCTACAGCGTcctcgtcgacggcgacggcatGACGACAGCGGCAGTCGGGCAGGTGTGCATGGAAGTGCGAGGACGCGGGAGGTTCGGGTCCTACTCGTCGGTCCGGCCGAGAAAATGCACGCTGGGCTCAGCTCCCGTGGAGTTCTCCTACGACGCCTCCTCCGGCATGGTGATCCTCGAGCTGGAGTCCATGCCCAAGGAGAGAGTTCACAAGATTGTTGTTGAGCTTTAG